In Pongo pygmaeus isolate AG05252 chromosome 13, NHGRI_mPonPyg2-v2.0_pri, whole genome shotgun sequence, one genomic interval encodes:
- the LOC129044554 gene encoding beta-lactoglobulin-2-like has product MQCLLLALDVALVCGVRAFDSPQTMQDMELPKLAGTWHSMAMAASDFSLLETKEAPLRIYISSLQPTPEGNLEIALRKWWSRNQSPFRESNQCVEEKITAEKTENPIEFQINYLDENRIFLFDTECSTYLFLCLESTPRQNLACQYLARTLEADDKAMVEFISFLRTLPVHMQIFLDMTQVEEQCRV; this is encoded by the exons ATGCAGTGCCTCCTGCTCGCCCTGGACGTGGCCCTGGTCTGTGGCGTCCGGGCCTTCGACAGCCCCCAGACCATGCAGGACATGGAGCTCCCAAAG TTGGCAGGGACTTGGCACTCCATGGCCATGGCAGCCAGTGACTTCTCCCTCCTGGAGACCAAGGAGGCCCCTCTGAGGATCtacatcagctcactgcagcccaccCCCGAAGGCAACCTGGAGATCGCCCTGCGAAAATGGTGG TCACGGAATCAAAGCCCTTTCAGGGAGAGCAACCAATGTGTTGAGGAGAAGATCACTGCAGAGAAAACCGAGAACCCCATCGAGTTCCAGATCAACT ATCTGGATGAGAACAGGATCTTCCTGTTCGACACCGAGTGCAGCACATATTTGTTCCTCTGCCTGGAGAGCACGCCCAGGCAGAACCTGGCCTGCCAGTACCTGG CCAGGACCCTGGAGGCAGACGACAAGGCCATGGTGGAATTCATCAGCTTTCTCAGGACCCTGCCTGTGCACATGCAGATCTTCCTGGACATGACCCAGGTGGAAG AACAGTGCCGCGTCTAG
- the LOC129044151 gene encoding beta-lactoglobulin isoform X1: protein MALEKGPLLLLALGLGLAGAQKALEEVPVQPGFDAQKVEGRWLTLQLAANHADLVSPADPLRLALHSIQTRDGGDVDFVLFWKGEGVCKETNIIVHPTQLQGQYQGSFEGGSMHVRFVSTDYSNLILYVRFEDDEVTNLWVLLARRMLEDPKWLGRYLEYVEKFHLQKAPVFNIDGPCPPP from the exons ATGGCCCTGGAGAAAGGTCCGCTCCTGCTGTTGGCCCTTGGCCTGGGCCTGGCGGGTGCCCAGAAGGCTCTGGAAGAGGTGCCGGTACAGCCAGGCTTCGATGCGCAGAAG GTGGAGGGGCGCTGGCTCACCCTGCAGCTGGCAGCCAACCATGCAGACCTGGTCTCCCCGGCCGACCCCTTGAGGCTCGCTCTCCACTCCATCCAGACCAGGGATGGCGGGGACGTGGACTTCGTGCTATTCTGGAA AGGAGAAGGGGTGTGTAAAGAAACAAACATCATCGTCCATCCAACCCAGTTGCAAGGCCAGTACCAAGGCTCAT TTGAGGGCGGCAGCATGCACGTACGCTTCGTCAGCACCGACTACAGCAACCTCATTCTTTACGTGCGCTTTGAGGATGACGAGGTCACCAACCTGTGGGTGCTGCTGG CGAGAAGAATGCTGGAGGACCCCAAATGGCTGGGAAGATACTTGGAGTATGTGGAGAAATTCCACCTGCAGAAAGCCCCGGTCTTCAACATAGATG GCCCATGTCCCCCACCCTGA
- the LOC129044151 gene encoding beta-lactoglobulin isoform X2, giving the protein MALEKGPLLLLALGLGLAGAQKALEEVPVQPGFDAQKALILRPRDPQGTVTVFRARATHHTKLRPKTRLQEGGEGVCKETNIIVHPTQLQGQYQGSFEGGSMHVRFVSTDYSNLILYVRFEDDEVTNLWVLLARRMLEDPKWLGRYLEYVEKFHLQKAPVFNIDGPCPPP; this is encoded by the exons ATGGCCCTGGAGAAAGGTCCGCTCCTGCTGTTGGCCCTTGGCCTGGGCCTGGCGGGTGCCCAGAAGGCTCTGGAAGAGGTGCCGGTACAGCCAGGCTTCGATGCGCAGAAG GCCCTCATTCTCAGACCCAGGGACCCCCAAGGGACAGTGACAGTGTTCAGAGCCAGAGCAACACATCACACCAAGCTGAGGCCCAAGACCCGGCTCCAAGAGGG AGGAGAAGGGGTGTGTAAAGAAACAAACATCATCGTCCATCCAACCCAGTTGCAAGGCCAGTACCAAGGCTCAT TTGAGGGCGGCAGCATGCACGTACGCTTCGTCAGCACCGACTACAGCAACCTCATTCTTTACGTGCGCTTTGAGGATGACGAGGTCACCAACCTGTGGGTGCTGCTGG CGAGAAGAATGCTGGAGGACCCCAAATGGCTGGGAAGATACTTGGAGTATGTGGAGAAATTCCACCTGCAGAAAGCCCCGGTCTTCAACATAGATG GCCCATGTCCCCCACCCTGA